In Actinoplanes octamycinicus, the genomic window GCGAAGCGGACGGCGGACCCGCGGCGAGTGCCGGCGCCGGGCCGGCCGGCGCCGGGGATGCCGGCGCCGAAGCCGGGAAGGCCGGGCCGGAGCTGGCGCGGGCGGTGCTCGACGCGGCCCTGGCGCGGCGGCGGGAGGCCGCCCGGCAGCCGCGCAAGCGGACCGGCGGCGGCGGTGAGCGGCGGCTGCGCGGATACTCCGGGCCCGGGCCGGATCCACGGGACCCGCAACTGTTCGGCGCGGTGCTGCAGCGCCTGATGAAGACCCGCGGGTGGGAGCGGCCGCGCGCCGAGGCCACCGTCTTCGGCTCCTGGGAGAAAGTGGTCGGGCCGGACATCGCCGCGCACAGCCGGCCGGTCCGGCTGGACGCCGGGGTGCTGACCGTGGAGGCGGAGTCCACCGCCTGGGCCACCCAGCTGCGCATGCTGACCGGCAAGCTGCTCCAGCAGATCGCCGGCGAGGTGGGCCACAACGTGGTCACCCGGCTCAACATCCACGGCCCGGCGGCGCCCTCGTGGAGCCGCGGGCCGCGCCGTGTCCAGGGCCGGGGCCCGCGCGACACCTACGGCTGACAGTGCCCCGGGACGCGTTGGTCTCCTCCGGCGCATGGAGGATTTCCGCAGGAAGTTTTCCGCCGGCATGAAACCGGATACGAGTCGGCGGCGTCCTAACAGATATGGGGATACGACGGCTGTTCGTGCTGCTACTCCTCGTGCTGGCCGCGGTGCCGGCCGTGACGACGCCGGCCTGGGCGTGCTCGTGCGAGGTGTCCGGCGGGCGGGGCGGCACGGATCAGGCTCTCGTCGGCGTGGTCCGCTCGGTGCGGGCCACCGGGACCGAGCCGCCGTCGTGCGGGGCCCGGTTCGTCCCGAGCGCGCGTCACCAGGTGTTCGCCCAGGCCGGCCGCACCGATCTGTGCCAGGGGACCCAACTGGTCAAGACCGGTTTCCGCAGTGGTGACCAGCCGGCCGCCCGCAGCCCGATGCGCTGGCCGCTGATCCTGGCCACCGGCGCCGGCGTGCTCCTGCTGGTGATCGCCGGCGAGCTGTGGTGGCTCTCCCGCCAGCCCGAACTGCTCGCCGAGCCGCGCCGCCGGGTGCCGGCCGGGGCGGACGCGGGTCAGTAATCGGCGAAGACGGCGAAGCCCCGCTCGGCGCAGCGGCGGTAGAAGCCGGCCAGGATGGCCAGCTCGGTGCGGGCGAAACTCCAGTGCGGGGCGTTGCCGGCGTCGTCGCGCAGCGCGGCGAGCCGGTGGTCGAGCCAGCGCAGCTGCTGCTCGGGCAGGCGGCCGCCGGCGATCGCGGTGCGCATCACCGCGGCCACCGTGTCGAAGGTGACCAGGTCGCCGAACTGCTCGTGACCCTCGACGAAACGCTCCAGGCCGCCGGCGATCCAGGCGCAGCCGTCCGGGTCGATCACCGGGTCCTCGTCCTCGGCGGCCGCGTCGGTGGCGTAGAGCACGCCCTCCAGGCCCAGCAGCAGGTCGACCAGCTCGGTGTAGGCGGTCGCGCGTACCGTGCCGGTCTTGGCGATGTGCAGCGCGAGCGCGCCGGTGGGCGCGGCGATCTCCGGGGCGTCGGCGATCGCGCCGAAGTCGACGAACTCGGCGGGAGCCACCGGGTCGTAGTACTGGCCCGTCCGCGGCCAGTGCACCGCGACGTTGTCCAGGCCCTTGTCGTGCGCCATCGGGCAACCCTTCCTCGACCTGACCAAGCGATCCGTTCGGCCGTGCACGGCCCGCGCGGGCGAGGTTACGACACCGCCGCCTGCCGCTGACAGGCAGTGTGGCAGCGAGGGCGGGCCGGGTCCGGCAGGCGCGCCCGGCCCGCAGCGTTGCCATTGTGCGGAGGGGCTGTTCCGTGTAGGGGGAGACGTGGGAGGCGGGCTCAATCGCGCTACGGCACTCTCAGGCACCCGGAAGGGGTGCCGGACCCTCGCCAACTCGCTTCGGCGGAGTAGAATCGACGGCGACCGGGAAAACTGTGCTTGACGGTGTTGGAGCTGCTACGCGCAGCCACCTTCGTCACGCTACGCGGTTTTTCCAGCCGATCACTATCCGCGGGCTGTCCGCGGCGACCGGCGTGCATGGTTCCACCGGTGGTCCGCTCTTCCCGCGGTGTCATCTCCGGTGCCCCGTGCGCGCCGACAGCCGCTGGTGGCCCGCCAACCCCGTGCGGGGCCCCTGGTGGGCCCGGTGCGAGAAAGCGGCCGAGGGTGGCAGAGAACAATCAGCAGTATGGTGCCGAGTCGATCACCGTGCTCGAAGGCCTTGAGGCGGTTCGCAAGCGTCCCGGTATGTACATCGGCTCCACCGGCGAGCGGGGTCTGCACCACCTGATCTGGGAGGTCGTGGACAACGCCGTCGACGAGGCGCTCGCGGGGTACTGCGACACCATCGACGTGGTCCTGCTGGCCGACGGCGGTGTCTCGGTCACCGACAACGGCCGGGGTTTCCCGGTCGACCTGCACCCCAAGCTGAAGAAGCCGGGTGTCGAGGTGGCGCTGACCGTGCTGCACGCGGGTGGCAAGTTCGACAACCAGGCCTACAAGGTCTCCGGTGGTCTGCACGGCGTCGGTGTCTCGGTGGTGAACGCGCTCTCCACCCGGATGGCGGTGGAGATCCACAAGTCCGGCTTCGTCTGGCGGCAGAAGTACAACGCCTCCGTCCCCACCGAGCTGGTCAAGGGCGAGGAGACCGACCACACCGGGTCGACCGTGCAGTTCTGGCCGGACCCGGCGATCTTCGAGACGGTCGAGTTCGACTTCCAGACCATCTACCGCCGGCTCCAGGAGATGGCGTTCCTGAACCGCGCTCTCACCATCAACTTCACCGACGAGCGACCCGACTACCGCGACGAGAACGGTGAGCCGCGCAAGGTCACCTTCATGTACGCGGGCGGCATCTCGGACTTCGTCCGGCACCTGAACGCGACCAAGAGCGCGATCCACAAGACGGTGATCGAGTTCGGCGCCGAGGACAACGAGGCCGGCATGGGCGTCGAGATCGCCATGCAGTGGAACGAGTCCTACGGCGAGTCGGTCTACACCTTCGCCAACCGGATCAACACGCACGAGGGCGGCACCCACGAGGAGGGCTTCCGGTCCGCGCTGACGACCATCGTCAACAAGTACGGCATCGAGAAGAAGTTCCTCAAGGGCGACCAGAAACTGTCCGGTGAGGACATCCGTGAGGGTCTCGCCGCGATCATCTCGGTGACCCTGCGCGAGCCGCAGTTCGAGGGCCAGACCAAGACGAAGCTCGGCAACACCGACATGAAGAGCTTCGTGCAGAAGGTGGCGAACGAGCAGCTGGCCGACTGGTTCGACCGGAACCCGGCGGACGCCAAGCTGATCATCACGAAGGCCGACCAGGCAGCCCGCGCCCGGATCGCCGCGCAGCAGGCCCGCAAGCTGGCCCGGCGCAAGTCGCTGCTGGAGTCCGGCTCGATGCCCGGCAAGCTGGCCGACTGCCAGTCCACCGACCCGCGCGAGACCGAGCTGTTCATCGTCGAGGGTGACTCGGCCGGTGGCTCGGCGAAGCAGGGTCGGTCCAGCAAGTACCAGGCCATCCTGCCGATCCGCGGCAAGATCCTGAATGTCGAGAAGGCCCGGATCGACCGGGTGCTGAAGAACAACGAGGTCCAGTCGCTGATCACCGCGATGGGCACCGGCATCCACGACGAGTTCGACATCGGCAAGCTGCGGTACCACAAGATCATCCTGATGGCCGACGCCGACGTCGACGGCCAGCACATCCAGACGCTGCTGCTCACCCTGCTGTTCCGCTTCATGCGGCCGCTGGTCGAGCAGGGCCACGTCTACCTGGCCGCGCCGCCGCTCTACAAGATCAAGTGGAACAAGCGGGGTGACGACGCGCAGTACGCCTACTCCGACCGGGAGCGGGACGGGCTGATCGCGCTGCGCCAGCAGAAGAAGCCGAATGCCAAGCCGGATGACATCCAGCGGTTCAAGGGTCTCGGCGAGATGAACTTCCACGAGCTGTGGGACACCACGATGGACCCGGAGACGCGGACCCTGCGCCAGGTCACCCTGGACGACGCCGCGGTCGCCGACGAGCTGTTCAGCGTGCTGATGGGTGAGGACGTCGAGGCCCGGCGGTCGTTCATCCAGCGCAACGCGAAGGACGTCAGGTTCCTCGACATCTGATCACCGTGGTCACGTGTCCACAGATGAGGGCACCTTTCCACAGTGTTATCCACAGCTATTCGCGGGTCTTTGGCCGAATTTGTCTGGCTTCACCTTGAGTAAGGGTTAACAGTG contains:
- a CDS encoding DUF721 domain-containing protein, which encodes MPSEADGGPAASAGAGPAGAGDAGAEAGKAGPELARAVLDAALARRREAARQPRKRTGGGGERRLRGYSGPGPDPRDPQLFGAVLQRLMKTRGWERPRAEATVFGSWEKVVGPDIAAHSRPVRLDAGVLTVEAESTAWATQLRMLTGKLLQQIAGEVGHNVVTRLNIHGPAAPSWSRGPRRVQGRGPRDTYG
- the gyrB gene encoding DNA topoisomerase (ATP-hydrolyzing) subunit B — translated: MAENNQQYGAESITVLEGLEAVRKRPGMYIGSTGERGLHHLIWEVVDNAVDEALAGYCDTIDVVLLADGGVSVTDNGRGFPVDLHPKLKKPGVEVALTVLHAGGKFDNQAYKVSGGLHGVGVSVVNALSTRMAVEIHKSGFVWRQKYNASVPTELVKGEETDHTGSTVQFWPDPAIFETVEFDFQTIYRRLQEMAFLNRALTINFTDERPDYRDENGEPRKVTFMYAGGISDFVRHLNATKSAIHKTVIEFGAEDNEAGMGVEIAMQWNESYGESVYTFANRINTHEGGTHEEGFRSALTTIVNKYGIEKKFLKGDQKLSGEDIREGLAAIISVTLREPQFEGQTKTKLGNTDMKSFVQKVANEQLADWFDRNPADAKLIITKADQAARARIAAQQARKLARRKSLLESGSMPGKLADCQSTDPRETELFIVEGDSAGGSAKQGRSSKYQAILPIRGKILNVEKARIDRVLKNNEVQSLITAMGTGIHDEFDIGKLRYHKIILMADADVDGQHIQTLLLTLLFRFMRPLVEQGHVYLAAPPLYKIKWNKRGDDAQYAYSDRERDGLIALRQQKKPNAKPDDIQRFKGLGEMNFHELWDTTMDPETRTLRQVTLDDAAVADELFSVLMGEDVEARRSFIQRNAKDVRFLDI